A portion of the Fusobacterium nucleatum genome contains these proteins:
- a CDS encoding flavodoxin family protein: protein MKTLIVYSTISGNTKSVCERIYGALNAEKEIINVKDIKNLQVNNYDNFIIGFWCDKGTMDKDSIDFLKILNNKNIYFVGTLGADPGSGHWNDVFENAKKLCSENNNFKDGLLIWGRISQEMQDMMKNFPASHPHAVTPERLARWEAASTHPDENDFKKAEEFFSNLLNN, encoded by the coding sequence ATGAAAACATTAATAGTTTATTCCACAATTAGTGGTAATACCAAATCTGTATGTGAAAGAATATATGGAGCTTTAAATGCAGAAAAAGAAATAATAAATGTTAAGGATATTAAAAATTTACAAGTAAACAATTATGATAACTTCATAATAGGTTTTTGGTGTGATAAAGGAACTATGGATAAAGATTCTATTGATTTTCTAAAAATTTTAAATAACAAAAATATATATTTTGTGGGGACTCTGGGAGCAGACCCAGGTTCAGGACATTGGAATGATGTTTTTGAAAATGCTAAGAAATTATGTTCTGAAAATAATAATTTTAAAGATGGTTTATTAATTTGGGGGAGAATATCTCAAGAAATGCAAGATATGATGAAAAATTTTCCAGCTAGTCACCCTCATGCAGTAACACCTGAAAGATTGGCTAGATGGGAAGCTGCGTCTACTCATCCAGATGAAAATGATTTTAAAAAAGCTGAAGAATTTTTTTCTAATCTATTAAATAATTAA
- a CDS encoding type II toxin-antitoxin system RelB/DinJ family antitoxin, which translates to MAILTIKVDDNVLEEAKRIFDEIGMDIDRAINTFLKKCISENVIPFDLTISNNENWTKMLEKNVKKEDTRKVEKNKTNLDEDIEELVYEGLDV; encoded by the coding sequence ATGGCAATTTTAACAATAAAAGTTGATGATAATGTTTTAGAAGAAGCAAAGAGGATTTTTGATGAAATAGGCATGGATATAGATAGAGCTATAAATACTTTTTTAAAAAAATGTATTTCTGAAAATGTAATTCCCTTTGATTTGACAATTTCTAATAATGAAAATTGGACTAAAATGTTAGAAAAGAATGTAAAAAAAGAAGATACTAGAAAAGTTGAAAAAAACAAAACTAATCTTGATGAGGATATTGAAGAATTAGTATATGAAGGTTTAGATGTTTAA
- a CDS encoding toxin-antitoxin system YwqK family antitoxin has translation MKKILFLLLAFCSFVAFAAGELNMDEVNKYVSEKLNRDKEITITYKLNKANNTLEGYSEEGKLIVVNSLKDEPDIVQMAGMKTKVSEKNGKLNPVSEIYLANGQLVVRNTYKFNRDTNIFATDAVIAYVNGEIPYSADLKAFLDGIDRIQIENFENNKLALYTTYEINHKTQQIIIKNGLSAKATITKAVLSINGLNGTMETYYENGKVNQKVAIKNGLFNGKVEKFSDKSGKLVGTGIMKDGLPDGEFIEYDEAGKVISKAKYKDGKEVK, from the coding sequence ATGAAAAAAATTTTATTTTTGCTTTTAGCTTTTTGTAGTTTTGTTGCTTTTGCAGCAGGTGAACTAAATATGGATGAGGTAAATAAATATGTTAGTGAAAAGTTAAATAGAGATAAGGAAATAACAATTACTTATAAACTTAATAAGGCTAACAATACTTTAGAAGGTTATAGTGAAGAAGGAAAACTTATAGTAGTTAACTCTTTAAAAGATGAACCAGATATTGTACAAATGGCAGGGATGAAAACTAAGGTTTCTGAAAAGAATGGAAAATTAAATCCAGTTTCTGAAATTTATCTTGCTAATGGGCAATTAGTTGTCAGAAATACTTATAAATTTAATAGAGATACAAATATATTTGCAACAGATGCAGTAATAGCTTATGTCAATGGAGAAATTCCTTATAGTGCTGATTTAAAAGCTTTTCTAGATGGTATTGATAGAATACAAATAGAAAATTTTGAAAATAACAAATTAGCATTATATACTACTTATGAAATAAATCATAAAACTCAACAAATAATTATTAAAAATGGTCTAAGTGCAAAGGCAACTATAACAAAAGCTGTTTTATCAATTAATGGTTTAAATGGTACTATGGAAACTTACTATGAAAATGGAAAAGTTAATCAAAAAGTGGCTATCAAAAATGGATTATTTAATGGTAAAGTTGAAAAGTTCTCTGATAAGAGTGGAAAGCTTGTTGGAACAGGAATAATGAAAGATGGTTTACCTGATGGAGAATTTATTGAATATGATGAAGCTGGAAAAGTGATATCAAAAGCAAAATATAAAGATGGTAAAGAAGTAAAATAA
- a CDS encoding M18 family aminopeptidase, producing the protein MEKLKLAKHLINFIDESPSNYFACINTKNILNDKGFIELFETEEWKLKKGGKYFVTINDSGIIAFTIGSEKISKSGYKIAASHTDSPGFLIKPSPEINRKGFNILNTEVYGGPILSTWFDRSLSFSGRVFVESDNALKPKKYFIKYDKDLFIIPSLCIHQNRGVNDGMAINAQKDTLPLVTITDENEKFSLKKLLAKQLKVKEDKILSYDLNLYSREKGCLLGAKGEFISVGRLDNLAALHAGLMSLVDNKDKRNTCVVVGYDNEEIGSNSIQGADSPTLKNILERISNAMKLSFEEHQQALANSFVISNDAAHSIHPNYLEKSDPTNEPKINAGPVIKMAANKSYITDGYSKSVIEKIAKDFKIPIQTFVNRSDVRGGSTIGPIQQSQIRILGIDIGSPLLSMHSVRELGGVDDHYNLYRLISEFFKI; encoded by the coding sequence ATGGAAAAATTGAAATTGGCTAAACATTTAATAAATTTTATTGATGAAAGCCCATCTAATTATTTTGCTTGTATAAATACTAAAAATATCTTAAATGACAAAGGTTTTATTGAACTTTTTGAAACAGAAGAATGGAAATTAAAAAAAGGTGGAAAATATTTTGTAACTATAAATGACAGTGGAATTATAGCTTTTACAATAGGTAGTGAAAAAATATCTAAATCAGGTTATAAAATAGCTGCTTCACATACAGACAGTCCTGGCTTTTTAATAAAACCTAGCCCTGAAATAAACAGAAAAGGTTTTAATATTTTAAATACAGAAGTTTATGGAGGACCTATTTTAAGCACTTGGTTTGATAGATCTCTATCATTTAGTGGAAGAGTTTTTGTTGAAAGTGATAATGCCCTTAAGCCTAAAAAATACTTTATAAAATATGATAAAGATTTATTTATAATTCCATCTCTTTGTATACATCAAAATAGAGGTGTAAATGATGGAATGGCAATTAATGCACAAAAAGATACTCTACCTTTGGTAACTATTACAGATGAAAATGAAAAATTTTCTTTAAAAAAATTATTGGCTAAACAACTAAAAGTAAAAGAAGATAAAATTTTAAGTTATGATTTGAATCTATATTCAAGAGAAAAAGGTTGTCTATTGGGAGCTAAGGGAGAATTTATATCAGTTGGAAGATTGGATAATCTTGCAGCACTTCATGCAGGTTTAATGTCATTAGTAGATAATAAAGATAAAAGGAATACTTGTGTTGTTGTTGGTTATGATAATGAAGAAATAGGTTCTAACTCAATTCAAGGCGCAGATAGTCCAACTTTAAAAAATATATTAGAAAGAATTTCAAATGCAATGAAGTTAAGTTTTGAAGAACATCAACAGGCTTTGGCAAATTCCTTTGTTATTTCAAATGATGCTGCACATTCTATACATCCTAATTATTTAGAAAAATCAGATCCAACAAATGAGCCTAAAATTAATGCTGGACCTGTTATAAAAATGGCTGCGAATAAATCATATATAACAGATGGTTATTCAAAATCTGTTATAGAAAAAATAGCAAAAGATTTTAAAATTCCTATTCAAACTTTTGTAAATCGTTCTGATGTTCGTGGTGGCTCAACAATAGGACCTATACAACAATCGCAAATAAGAATTTTAGGAATTGATATTGGAAGTCCTTTACTTTCTATGCATTCTGTTAGAGAGTTAGGTGGAGTTGATGACCATTATAATTTATATAGATTAATTAGTGAATTTTTTAAAATTTAA
- the asnA gene encoding aspartate--ammonia ligase gives MAYISSLDILETEIAIKKVKDFFESHLSKELDLLRVSAPLFVIPESGLNDNLNGTERPVSFDTKSGERVEIVHSLAKWKRMALYRYNIENDKGIYTDMNAIRRDEDTDFIHSYYVDQWDWEKIISKEDRNEEYLKDVVRKIYSVFKKTEEYITTEYPKLTKKLPEEITFITAQELENKYPNLTPKNREHAAAKEYGAIFLMKIGGKLSSGEKHDGRAPDYDDWDLNGDIIFNYPLLGIGLELSSMGIRVDEKSLDEQLKIANCEDRRSLPYHQMILNKVLPYTIGGGIGQSRICMFFLDKLHIGEVQASIWSQEVHEICRQMNIKLL, from the coding sequence ATGGCTTACATTTCAAGTCTAGATATTTTAGAAACAGAAATTGCTATTAAAAAAGTTAAAGATTTTTTTGAAAGTCATCTATCAAAAGAATTAGATTTACTAAGGGTTTCAGCACCATTATTTGTTATTCCAGAATCTGGGTTAAATGATAATTTGAATGGAACAGAAAGACCAGTATCCTTTGATACTAAAAGTGGAGAAAGAGTTGAGATAGTCCATTCACTTGCAAAATGGAAAAGGATGGCACTATACAGATACAACATTGAAAATGATAAAGGTATTTATACAGATATGAATGCTATCAGAAGAGATGAGGATACAGATTTTATTCATTCTTATTATGTTGACCAATGGGACTGGGAAAAAATAATTTCTAAGGAAGATAGAAATGAAGAATATTTAAAAGATGTAGTTAGAAAAATTTATTCTGTATTTAAGAAAACAGAAGAATATATAACTACTGAATATCCAAAACTTACTAAAAAGTTACCAGAAGAAATAACTTTTATAACTGCACAAGAATTAGAAAATAAATATCCTAACTTAACTCCAAAAAATAGAGAACATGCTGCTGCAAAAGAGTATGGAGCTATATTTTTAATGAAAATAGGTGGAAAATTATCTTCTGGTGAAAAACATGATGGTAGAGCACCTGACTATGATGATTGGGATTTAAATGGTGATATAATATTTAATTATCCTCTTTTAGGAATAGGTCTTGAATTATCTTCTATGGGAATAAGAGTAGATGAAAAATCGTTAGATGAGCAATTAAAAATTGCTAATTGTGAAGATAGAAGATCTTTACCATATCATCAAATGATTTTAAATAAAGTTCTACCTTATACAATAGGTGGAGGAATAGGACAATCTCGTATATGTATGTTTTTCTTAGATAAATTACATATTGGAGAAGTACAAGCATCTATATGGTCACAAGAAGTTCATGAAATTTGTAGACAAATGAATATTAAATTATTATAA
- the lepA gene encoding translation elongation factor 4, with protein MLQKNKRNFSIIAHIDHGKSTIADRLLEYTGTVSERDMKEQILDSMDLEREKGITIKAQAVTLFYKAKNGEEYELNLIDTPGHVDFIYEVSRSLAACEGALLVVDAAQGVEAQTLANVYLAIENNLEILPIINKIDLPAAEPEKVKREIEDIIGLPADDAVLASAKNGIGIEDILEAIVHRIPAPNYDEDAPLKALIFDSYFDDYRGVITYVKVLDGNIKKGDKIKIWSTEKELEVLEAGIFSPTMKSTDILSTGSVGYIITGVKTIHDTRVGDTITSVKNPALFPLAGFKPAQSMVFAGVYPLFTDDYEELREALEKLQLNDASLTFVPETSIALGFGFRCGFLGLLHMEIIVERLRREYNIDLISTTPSVEYKVSIDNQEEKVIDNPCEFPDPGRGKITIQEPYIRGKVIVPKEYVGNVMELCQEKRGIFISMDYLDETRSMLSYELPLAEIVIDFYDKLKSRTKGYASFEYELSEYKISNLVKVDILVSGKPVDAFSFIAHNDNAFHRGKAICQKLSEVIPRQQFEIPIQAALGSKIIARETIKAYRKNVIAKCYGGDITRKKKLLEKQKEGKKRMKSIGNVEIPQEAFVSVLKLND; from the coding sequence ATGTTACAAAAAAATAAGAGAAATTTCTCTATAATTGCCCATATAGATCATGGAAAATCTACTATTGCTGATAGACTTTTAGAATATACTGGAACTGTATCTGAAAGAGATATGAAAGAGCAAATCTTAGACTCAATGGACTTAGAAAGAGAAAAGGGAATAACTATAAAAGCTCAGGCTGTTACTTTATTCTATAAAGCAAAAAATGGCGAGGAATATGAATTAAATTTAATTGATACTCCTGGGCATGTGGACTTTATATATGAAGTTTCTAGGTCACTTGCTGCCTGTGAAGGTGCTTTACTTGTTGTAGATGCTGCACAAGGTGTTGAAGCACAAACTCTTGCTAATGTTTATCTTGCTATTGAAAATAACTTAGAAATATTACCAATAATAAATAAAATAGATTTACCTGCTGCTGAACCTGAAAAGGTAAAAAGAGAAATAGAAGATATTATTGGTTTACCTGCTGATGATGCAGTTTTAGCTTCTGCTAAAAATGGAATAGGCATTGAAGATATTTTAGAAGCTATTGTACATAGAATACCTGCTCCAAATTATGATGAGGATGCTCCTTTAAAGGCATTAATTTTTGACTCATATTTTGACGATTATAGAGGAGTTATAACTTATGTAAAGGTCTTAGATGGGAATATTAAAAAAGGAGACAAAATAAAAATTTGGTCAACTGAAAAAGAATTAGAAGTTTTAGAAGCTGGTATTTTTTCTCCAACAATGAAATCAACTGATATTTTGAGCACAGGTTCTGTTGGCTATATAATTACAGGTGTTAAAACTATTCATGATACAAGAGTTGGTGATACAATAACAAGTGTTAAAAATCCTGCTCTATTTCCATTAGCTGGATTTAAACCTGCTCAGTCAATGGTATTTGCAGGAGTGTATCCACTATTTACTGATGACTATGAAGAATTAAGAGAAGCCTTAGAAAAATTACAACTAAATGATGCTTCTTTAACATTTGTTCCAGAAACTTCTATTGCCTTAGGTTTTGGTTTTAGATGTGGTTTTTTAGGTTTATTACATATGGAAATCATAGTTGAAAGATTGAGAAGAGAGTATAATATAGATTTAATTTCTACTACTCCATCAGTTGAATATAAGGTTAGTATAGATAATCAAGAAGAAAAAGTTATAGATAACCCTTGTGAATTTCCTGACCCAGGTCGTGGAAAAATAACAATACAAGAACCATATATCAGAGGAAAAGTAATTGTTCCAAAAGAATATGTTGGAAATGTAATGGAACTTTGTCAAGAAAAAAGAGGGATTTTTATTTCAATGGATTATCTAGATGAAACTAGGTCTATGCTTAGTTATGAACTTCCTCTTGCAGAAATTGTTATAGATTTCTATGATAAATTAAAATCAAGAACAAAAGGATATGCTTCTTTTGAATATGAATTAAGTGAATATAAAATATCAAATCTAGTTAAAGTTGATATATTAGTTTCAGGTAAGCCCGTTGATGCTTTCTCATTTATTGCTCATAATGATAATGCTTTTCATAGAGGAAAAGCTATCTGTCAAAAACTGAGTGAAGTTATTCCAAGACAACAATTTGAAATTCCTATTCAAGCTGCCTTAGGTTCAAAAATAATTGCTAGAGAAACAATAAAAGCATATAGAAAAAATGTTATTGCTAAATGTTATGGTGGAGATATAACTAGAAAAAAGAAACTTCTTGAAAAACAGAAAGAAGGTAAAAAGAGAATGAAAAGTATAGGAAATGTTGAAATTCCACAAGAAGCATTTGTTTCTGTATTAAAATTGAATGACTAA
- a CDS encoding class I SAM-dependent methyltransferase codes for MKKEDILSELIENIKDDKLIKIVFSDKQDGDFNKIIIKPLSLKSAKNIQIESFKDNKAFHKNIELNNIEKIKNILKEYVENFKQILLQIESLNISFMKKKETFIKKENNNNLIKNSNEHNKKKQYILNEGDKIDFLIELGLMSVEGKILKSSYNKFKQINKYLEFIDDVIVELKTKKLINNHINILDFGCGKSYLTFALYYYLKNYRKDLSFSIVGLDLKKDVIEFCNKLAQKLSYENLEFLNGNIKDYDRAKEVDLVFSLHACNNATDYSLEKALSLNAKAILAVPCCHHEFFEKIQKNKDSKFYDTLKIIADNGIVLDKFASLATDSFRSLTLELCGYKTKMIEFIDMEHTPKNILIKAIKSRSSNLKENLKEKLKEYNSLKKFLGIQPLLEELTKKYFLIDTNTEMPYN; via the coding sequence ATGAAAAAAGAAGATATATTATCTGAATTGATAGAAAATATTAAAGATGATAAACTTATAAAAATAGTTTTTTCAGATAAACAAGATGGAGATTTTAATAAAATTATTATAAAACCTTTATCTTTAAAATCTGCTAAAAATATTCAAATTGAAAGTTTTAAAGATAATAAAGCATTTCATAAAAATATTGAATTAAATAATATTGAAAAAATTAAAAATATATTAAAGGAATATGTAGAAAATTTTAAACAAATACTATTACAAATTGAAAGTTTAAATATTTCTTTTATGAAGAAAAAAGAAACTTTTATCAAAAAAGAAAATAATAATAATTTAATAAAAAACTCTAATGAGCATAATAAAAAGAAACAGTATATTCTGAATGAAGGAGATAAAATTGATTTCTTAATTGAATTAGGTTTAATGTCTGTTGAAGGCAAAATTTTAAAATCTAGTTATAATAAATTTAAGCAAATTAATAAATATCTAGAATTTATCGATGATGTTATTGTGGAATTAAAAACTAAAAAACTTATAAATAATCATATAAATATTTTAGATTTTGGTTGTGGAAAATCATATTTAACTTTTGCACTTTATTATTATCTAAAAAATTATAGAAAAGATTTGAGTTTTTCAATAGTAGGTTTAGATTTAAAAAAAGATGTTATAGAATTTTGTAATAAACTTGCTCAAAAATTGAGTTATGAAAACTTAGAATTTTTAAATGGAAATATAAAAGACTATGATAGAGCTAAGGAAGTAGATTTAGTTTTTTCTTTACATGCTTGTAACAATGCCACTGATTATTCACTTGAAAAAGCCTTGAGTTTAAATGCTAAAGCCATACTTGCTGTTCCTTGTTGTCATCATGAATTTTTTGAAAAAATACAAAAAAATAAAGATTCTAAATTTTATGATACTTTAAAAATTATTGCTGATAATGGAATTGTTTTAGATAAATTTGCAAGTTTAGCAACTGATAGTTTTCGTTCATTGACATTAGAGTTATGTGGATATAAAACAAAAATGATTGAATTTATTGATATGGAACATACTCCTAAAAATATTTTAATCAAAGCTATAAAATCAAGGTCTTCTAATTTAAAAGAAAATTTAAAAGAAAAGTTAAAGGAATATAATAGCTTGAAAAAATTTTTAGGAATTCAACCTTTATTAGAAGAATTAACTAAAAAGTATTTTTTAATTGACACAAATACTGAAATGCCATATAATTAA
- a CDS encoding CobW family GTP-binding protein, protein MRILLVSGFLGAGKTTFIKELAKNINLEFVVLENEYADIGIDRDFLDEKNLNVWEMSEGCICCSMKGDFKSSIKRIYSEINPEYLIIEPTGVGMLSSIIENIREINNNDIEILSPLTLIDITSFNEYLKTFNDFFYDNLKNTGKVILTKLESFNSFDVESIKSEILKTNSNLEIITTDYRYFPKEWFGEILNKNIDNKIIDKSFSLKTHINLRTFSKENVNLKTMDELGLLLNRLVNGDFGKIYRAKGIVKIDGYWGKFNLVYKNFEMEPITDAKGTKIVIIGNNLDIKNLKNI, encoded by the coding sequence ATGAGAATTTTATTAGTTAGTGGCTTTTTAGGTGCAGGAAAGACTACCTTTATAAAAGAATTGGCTAAAAATATAAATTTAGAATTTGTTGTTCTAGAAAACGAGTATGCTGATATAGGTATTGATAGGGATTTTTTAGATGAAAAAAATTTAAATGTTTGGGAAATGTCGGAAGGTTGTATCTGTTGCTCTATGAAAGGAGATTTTAAATCTTCTATTAAAAGAATTTATTCAGAGATTAATCCAGAATATTTAATTATTGAGCCAACAGGAGTTGGAATGTTAAGTTCAATTATAGAAAATATAAGAGAAATTAATAATAATGATATTGAGATTTTAAGTCCTTTAACATTGATTGACATAACTTCATTTAATGAGTATTTAAAAACTTTTAATGACTTTTTTTATGATAACCTAAAAAATACAGGAAAAGTAATATTGACAAAATTAGAAAGTTTTAATTCTTTTGATGTAGAGAGTATAAAAAGTGAAATTTTAAAAACTAATAGTAACTTAGAAATAATAACAACTGATTATAGATATTTTCCCAAAGAATGGTTTGGAGAAATATTAAATAAAAATATTGATAATAAAATTATTGATAAAAGCTTTTCCCTAAAAACACATATAAATTTAAGAACTTTTTCAAAAGAAAATGTCAATCTTAAAACTATGGATGAGTTAGGTCTACTTTTAAATAGATTAGTAAATGGAGATTTTGGAAAAATTTACAGAGCCAAAGGCATAGTAAAAATTGATGGCTATTGGGGAAAATTCAATCTTGTCTATAAAAATTTTGAAATGGAACCTATAACAGATGCCAAAGGAACTAAAATTGTTATCATTGGAAATAATTTAGATATTAAAAATTTAAAGAATATATAA
- a CDS encoding threonine/serine exporter family protein, translated as MNYLEVFTAFFATFFFGIIFSLTGKKLIYSSFAGGLGWYTHLLFFKELSYSKTASFVISAVVITIFSEIIGRLEKTTVTSTLIPALIPLVPGGGIYYTMSFFVENRFSEAFDKGRETIFLTVALSVGIFLVSTFSQILDRTIKYTKVLKKYRKFKEYKRKHKI; from the coding sequence ATGAATTATTTAGAAGTTTTTACAGCATTTTTTGCAACTTTCTTCTTCGGAATAATATTTAGTCTTACAGGTAAAAAATTGATTTATAGTAGTTTTGCTGGTGGTTTAGGGTGGTATACCCATTTACTTTTTTTTAAAGAATTATCTTATTCAAAAACTGCTTCTTTTGTGATTTCAGCTGTTGTAATAACTATTTTTTCAGAAATAATAGGTAGACTTGAAAAAACAACAGTTACAAGTACATTAATTCCAGCATTAATTCCTTTGGTTCCTGGTGGAGGAATTTATTATACAATGTCATTTTTTGTTGAAAATAGATTTTCTGAAGCTTTTGATAAAGGAAGAGAAACTATTTTTCTAACAGTTGCTTTAAGTGTAGGGATATTTTTAGTTTCTACTTTTTCACAAATCCTTGACAGAACTATAAAATACACGAAAGTTTTGAAAAAATATAGAAAATTTAAAGAATACAAAAGGAAACATAAAATTTAG
- a CDS encoding threonine/serine exporter family protein, whose product MQYDNLVMKVLSTANTIGKILLTSGAETYRVEKAISTVCRRFDLKAETFVTMTCVLTSAKKRDGETITEVNRIYTVSNNLDKIDRIHKILLNIHKYELEDLEKEVKKIQIQTVYKKNTLLISYFFSAAFFALLFGGKFNDFLVAGFGGIIIFYMSKYANKLKLNNFFINTLGGFLITILSILATKVGLVSTPSYSAIGTLMLLVPGLALTNAIRDLINGDLIAGTSRTVEAALVGSALAIGTGFALFAMSYF is encoded by the coding sequence ATGCAATATGATAATTTGGTTATGAAAGTACTTTCAACAGCCAACACTATTGGCAAAATCCTACTGACAAGTGGTGCTGAGACATATAGAGTTGAAAAAGCTATTTCCACTGTATGTAGAAGGTTTGATTTAAAAGCAGAAACATTTGTTACCATGACTTGTGTGCTAACTTCTGCAAAAAAAAGAGATGGAGAAACTATTACTGAAGTTAATAGAATTTATACAGTTTCCAATAACTTAGATAAAATTGATAGAATACATAAAATTCTTCTTAATATACATAAGTATGAATTAGAAGATTTAGAAAAAGAAGTTAAAAAAATTCAAATACAAACTGTCTATAAGAAAAACACTTTATTAATTTCTTATTTTTTTTCAGCAGCTTTTTTTGCTCTCTTGTTTGGAGGAAAATTTAATGACTTTCTTGTTGCTGGATTTGGTGGAATTATTATATTTTATATGTCTAAATATGCTAATAAATTAAAATTAAATAACTTTTTCATTAATACATTAGGTGGATTTCTAATAACAATATTGTCAATTCTTGCTACCAAAGTTGGTTTAGTGTCTACACCATCATATTCAGCTATTGGAACACTTATGCTTTTAGTCCCTGGTCTTGCCCTTACAAATGCAATAAGAGATTTGATAAATGGTGATTTAATTGCAGGGACCTCACGAACAGTGGAAGCTGCTTTAGTTGGTTCAGCTTTAGCAATAGGTACAGGTTTTGCATTATTTGCAATGTCTTATTTTTAA
- a CDS encoding tRNA1(Val) (adenine(37)-N6)-methyltransferase, translating into MNTNLESIIPLLNKNLKIIQRSDYFNFSIDSLLISEFVNIKKNIKKILDLGTGNAAIPLFLSKKTSAKIYGIEIQEISYNLALRNININNLNEQIYIIYDNMKNYLKYFDIGSFDIVISNPPFFKINENINFLNNLDQLSIARHEIEINLEELTKIASELVKDRGYFYLVHRADRLSEIINNLQKYNFEAKKIKFCYTTEYKNAKIVLIEAIKNGKSGLTILPPLIINKENGEYTDEVLRMFE; encoded by the coding sequence ATGAATACAAATCTTGAAAGTATTATTCCATTATTAAATAAAAATTTAAAAATAATTCAACGTAGTGATTATTTTAATTTTTCTATAGATTCCTTATTAATTTCAGAATTTGTCAATATAAAAAAAAATATTAAAAAAATATTAGATCTAGGAACTGGAAATGCAGCAATCCCACTTTTTCTTTCAAAAAAAACATCTGCTAAAATTTATGGGATTGAAATACAAGAAATTTCATATAACCTTGCTTTAAGAAATATTAACATCAATAATTTAAATGAACAAATATATATAATATATGATAATATGAAAAATTATTTAAAATATTTTGATATAGGTTCTTTTGATATTGTAATATCAAATCCACCATTTTTTAAAATTAATGAAAATATAAATTTTTTAAATAATTTAGATCAATTAAGTATTGCTAGACATGAAATAGAAATTAATTTAGAAGAACTCACAAAAATTGCTTCTGAGCTTGTCAAAGACAGAGGATATTTTTATCTTGTTCATAGGGCAGATAGATTAAGTGAAATAATAAATAATTTACAAAAATATAATTTTGAAGCAAAAAAAATAAAATTTTGTTATACAACAGAATATAAAAATGCTAAAATAGTTTTAATAGAAGCTATTAAAAATGGGAAATCTGGTTTGACTATTCTTCCACCTTTAATTATCAATAAAGAAAATGGAGAATATACTGATGAAGTTTTAAGAATGTTTGAATAA